In Desulfosediminicola ganghwensis, a single window of DNA contains:
- a CDS encoding FAD-binding domain-containing protein, which translates to MLRLLIIWHLKYFDFHIPRLHLIKHYNMPVAPRGLITAESKCSAAEHGKSFLGIPRVSAHRLNFYDACVEELGKQYAAANLPLEITEKKAAEIFIELAERYDEVEVWVPDQPGTEEVDFLLELKNVLPAKVVFHQLPSNTLLQADELPMEVGKIPRTFSGFRKRVEKKGYHQYGFSRMQEVSDFLPTRFSPARQRVKQYIFEDQHIINYKYTRNGLGPGDYSSRFGKWLAAGTVSAAEIGAAILKYEKERKKNISTYWLLFELLWRDYFHFLHKKIGAQLFTPQGMKQRRSPGLVDSIAWRFTGSNVAMQIPAAHRKEAEELWGAFRSWALASNGMEFIDAMMLELYATGELSNRGRQCAASYLIHDLHVPWWWGAQWFEYLLTDYDVSSNWGNWAYIAGVGADSRPVHRFNITNQARKYDADHFYRDWVKEQKWSVPEDALPEEFPGEFV; encoded by the coding sequence TCTGATTAAGCATTATAACATGCCGGTGGCGCCACGGGGATTGATCACGGCTGAATCAAAGTGTTCGGCAGCTGAACATGGTAAAAGTTTTCTGGGGATACCAAGAGTGTCGGCTCATCGCCTGAATTTTTACGACGCGTGCGTTGAGGAGTTGGGCAAACAATATGCTGCGGCAAATCTGCCATTGGAGATAACGGAAAAGAAGGCTGCGGAAATTTTTATTGAACTGGCGGAGCGTTATGATGAGGTCGAAGTCTGGGTGCCGGATCAACCCGGGACTGAAGAGGTTGATTTCCTGCTGGAACTGAAGAACGTCCTACCTGCAAAGGTGGTATTTCACCAGTTACCCTCAAATACGCTTTTGCAAGCGGATGAATTGCCAATGGAGGTCGGGAAAATCCCGCGGACCTTCAGCGGCTTTCGAAAGAGGGTGGAGAAAAAGGGGTATCATCAATATGGCTTTAGCAGGATGCAGGAGGTGTCGGATTTCCTGCCAACCAGGTTTTCTCCTGCAAGACAGCGGGTGAAACAATATATCTTCGAGGACCAGCACATAATAAACTATAAATACACCAGAAATGGTCTGGGGCCAGGAGATTATTCAAGTCGCTTTGGGAAATGGCTTGCTGCGGGGACCGTCAGCGCGGCGGAGATCGGGGCGGCTATTCTGAAGTATGAGAAAGAACGGAAAAAAAACATCTCAACCTACTGGCTACTGTTCGAATTGCTCTGGCGGGACTATTTTCATTTTCTCCACAAAAAGATTGGCGCGCAGCTTTTTACTCCGCAAGGGATGAAACAGCGGAGGAGCCCGGGGTTAGTCGATTCTATAGCGTGGCGTTTTACCGGCAGTAATGTGGCGATGCAAATCCCTGCGGCTCACCGAAAAGAGGCAGAGGAGCTGTGGGGCGCTTTTCGTTCCTGGGCCCTGGCCTCAAACGGCATGGAGTTCATCGATGCCATGATGCTCGAATTGTATGCGACAGGTGAACTGAGTAACCGTGGGCGTCAGTGTGCGGCAAGTTATCTTATCCACGATCTTCATGTCCCCTGGTGGTGGGGGGCGCAGTGGTTTGAGTATTTACTGACCGACTATGATGTTTCGTCGAACTGGGGAAACTGGGCGTATATTGCTGGTGTGGGAGCAGATTCCCGGCCGGTTCACCGATTCAACATCACCAATCAGGCCCGGAAATATGATGCGGACCACTTCTACCGTGATTGGGTGAAGGAGCAGAAGTGGTCCGTTCCCGAGGATGCCCTGCCCGAAGAGTTCCCTGGGGAATTCGTCTGA
- the nrfD gene encoding NrfD/PsrC family molybdoenzyme membrane anchor subunit gives MNSVWGSVAQYDPVVWNWVIAVYLFLAGLSAGCLLIGIGLKWYNGTSGNLRPDGTISEPPVLKAAAFIAPLTITVGLACLVLDLTKPLNFWVILVKYNLSSVMSLGVIALLIYTPVAFLYAILVLQDSPVPRYPLLGKIAVIVETIRGPFEVFLFLMAIIVAAYTGFLLSAMNAYPMLNTAILPALFLVSALSAGAAANNLLAIAMFKGKADEREMQQTHSFEGVVIFLEVMFLFMLFMALYFAGGAAAEAVGALRNGFWARTFWICVVAIGFGIPLLTMTLPKALKHSRGIVIIAACSSLVGVLALRHFILYAGQSYIS, from the coding sequence CCGTCTATCTGTTTCTTGCAGGCCTTTCAGCCGGTTGCCTGCTTATCGGAATTGGTCTCAAATGGTACAACGGTACCAGTGGCAATTTGCGACCGGATGGCACCATAAGCGAACCACCGGTGCTGAAAGCTGCTGCCTTTATCGCCCCGCTAACGATCACTGTTGGCCTCGCCTGTCTGGTGCTGGATCTGACCAAGCCGCTCAATTTCTGGGTTATACTTGTCAAATACAACCTGTCGTCCGTAATGTCCCTCGGTGTGATTGCCCTGCTGATCTATACACCGGTGGCATTTCTCTACGCCATCCTGGTACTGCAGGACAGCCCTGTACCGCGCTATCCACTGCTGGGAAAAATAGCCGTCATCGTCGAAACGATACGGGGGCCCTTTGAAGTATTTCTTTTTCTCATGGCCATCATTGTCGCGGCATACACCGGCTTTCTGCTCTCGGCAATGAACGCCTACCCAATGCTCAACACCGCAATACTGCCGGCGCTCTTTCTGGTTTCAGCACTGTCGGCCGGAGCCGCTGCCAACAATTTATTGGCAATAGCCATGTTCAAGGGGAAAGCTGATGAACGAGAAATGCAACAAACACATAGCTTTGAAGGAGTGGTTATCTTCCTTGAAGTGATGTTTCTGTTCATGCTTTTTATGGCACTCTATTTCGCCGGTGGGGCAGCTGCCGAGGCCGTTGGCGCGCTGCGTAACGGTTTTTGGGCGAGGACCTTCTGGATCTGCGTGGTGGCGATCGGCTTCGGCATCCCGCTTCTCACCATGACTCTACCCAAAGCGCTCAAGCACTCCAGAGGCATTGTCATAATTGCTGCATGTTCAAGCCTGGTCGGGGTCCTGGCATTGAGACACTTTATCCTCTACGCCGGACAAAGTTATATAAGCTGA